In Choloepus didactylus isolate mChoDid1 chromosome 6, mChoDid1.pri, whole genome shotgun sequence, one DNA window encodes the following:
- the LOC119537696 gene encoding olfactory receptor 52N2-like — MCGPNSSSLTPGFFILNGVPGLEAAHIWISLPFCFMYIIAVLGNCGIIYLISHEEALHRPMYYFLALLSFTDVTLCTTTVPNMLCIFWFNLKEIDFNACLAQMFFVHMLTGMESGVLMLMALDRYVAICYPLRYTTILTNPVIAKAGFATFLRCVILIIPFTFLTKRLPYCRDNFIPHTYCDHMSVAKVSCGKVKVNVIYGLLAALLIGGFDISCISVSYTMILRTVLTLSSADARHKAFSTCTSHMCAIVITYVPALFTIFTHRFGGKNIPHYIHIIIANLYLMLPPTLNPIVYGVKTKQIREGAFKLFFREKDVLTMK; from the coding sequence ATGTGTGGCCCCAATAGCTCCAGCCTGACCCCAGGATTCTTTATCTTGAATGGTGTTCCTGGGCTGGAAGCTGCACACATCTGGATCTCCCTGCCATTCTGCTTCATGTACATCATTGCTGTACTGGGGAACTGTGGGATCATCTACCTCATCAGCCATGAGGAGGCTCTACACCGGCCCATGTACTATTTCCTGGCACTGCTCTCCTTCACAGATGTCACCTTGTGCACCACTACTGTACCCAATATGCTGTGCATATTCTGGTTCAACCTCAAAGAGATTGACTTTAATGCCTGCCTGGCTCAGATGTTTTTTGTCCACATGTTGACTGGGATGGAGTCTGGTGTGCTCATGCTCATGGCCCTGGACCGCTACGTTGCTATCTGCTACCCCTTACGTTATACCACCATCCTCACCAATCCTGTCATTGCCAAGGCTGGGTTTGCCACCTTCCTGAGATGTGTGATACTTATCATCCCATTCACTTTCCTCACTAAGCGGCTGCCCTACTGCCGGGACAACTTCATTCCCCACACCTACTGTGACCACATGTCTGTAGCCAAGGTGTCCTGTGGCAAAGTCAAAGTCAATGTTATCTATGGTCTCTTGGCAGCCCTTCTGATTGGAGGCTTTGACATCTCTTGTATTTCCGTGTCTTACACCATGATCTTGCGGACCGTGTTGACTCTATCATCTGCAGATGCTCGACACAAGGCCTTCAGCACCTGTACCTCCCACATGTGTGCGATTGTCATCACATATGTTCCAGCCTTATTCACCATTTTTACACACCGTTTTGGAGGAAAAAACATTCCACACTACATCCATATCATTATCGCCAATCTCTATTTGATGTTGCCGCCTACTCTGAACCCCATTGTTTATGGAGTCAAGACCAAGCAGATCCGGGAAGGAGCTTTCAAGTTATTTTTTAGGGAGAAAGATGTGTTGACTATGAAATAG